A region of Geobacillus sp. 46C-IIa DNA encodes the following proteins:
- the rimI gene encoding ribosomal protein S18-alanine N-acetyltransferase: MGIDVQFRPMTIHDIDEVVQVEQASFTAPWSRESFYNELMYNRYAKYIVMVHRGRIIGYGGMWLVIDEAHVTNVAVLPQFRGQKLGEALMRRLMDIAKQHGALTMTLEVRVSNHVAQSLYRKLGFRNGGIRKRYYPDNFEDALVMWVKLI, encoded by the coding sequence ATGGGGATCGATGTACAATTTCGGCCAATGACCATCCATGACATTGACGAGGTCGTACAAGTGGAACAGGCATCGTTCACCGCGCCGTGGAGCCGCGAGTCGTTCTACAACGAGCTGATGTACAACCGTTATGCCAAATATATCGTTATGGTACACCGCGGGCGGATTATCGGATATGGCGGAATGTGGCTTGTCATCGACGAAGCGCATGTGACAAACGTAGCCGTGTTGCCCCAATTTCGCGGGCAAAAACTTGGCGAAGCGCTCATGCGTCGTCTCATGGATATCGCCAAACAGCATGGAGCGTTGACAATGACGCTTGAGGTACGCGTGTCCAACCATGTTGCCCAATCGCTGTACCGCAAGCTCGGGTTTCGCAACGGCGGCATTCGCAAACGGTATTATCCTGATAATTTTGAAGACGCGCTAGTAATGTGGGTGAAGCTGATATGA
- the tsaD gene encoding tRNA (adenosine(37)-N6)-threonylcarbamoyltransferase complex transferase subunit TsaD produces MNEDVYVLGIETSCDETAAAVVKNGKDIVSNVVASQMESHRRFGGVVPEIASRHHVEQITLVIEEAMRQAGVSFSDLDAVAVTAGPGLVGALLVGVNAAKALAFAHGLPLVGVHHIAGHIYANQLVAEMKFPLLALVVSGGHTELIYMEGHGKFTVIGETRDDAAGEAYDKVARALGLPYPGGPHIDRLAHEGEPVIDLPRAWLEEGSYDFSFSGLKSAVLNTLHNAKQRGEEIDPKQMAASFQESVVDVLVTKTVQAAKQYRVRQVLLAGGVAANRGLRSALQDNMEGLPNVELVIPPLSLCTDNAAMIAAAGTVLYWQGKRSDLALNANPSLPLI; encoded by the coding sequence ATGAATGAGGATGTATACGTATTAGGCATTGAAACGAGCTGCGATGAAACGGCAGCGGCCGTTGTGAAAAATGGGAAAGACATTGTATCGAATGTTGTCGCCTCGCAAATGGAAAGCCATCGGCGGTTTGGCGGCGTCGTGCCGGAGATCGCCTCGCGCCATCATGTCGAGCAAATTACGCTTGTGATCGAGGAAGCGATGCGGCAAGCTGGGGTATCGTTTTCTGACCTTGATGCCGTGGCCGTGACGGCGGGGCCGGGTCTTGTCGGGGCGCTCCTTGTCGGTGTGAATGCGGCGAAAGCGTTGGCGTTTGCCCACGGACTGCCGCTTGTCGGAGTGCATCACATTGCTGGACATATTTACGCCAATCAGCTAGTGGCTGAGATGAAGTTTCCGCTATTAGCGCTTGTCGTTTCCGGTGGGCATACGGAGCTGATCTACATGGAAGGACACGGAAAGTTTACGGTGATTGGCGAAACGCGCGATGATGCCGCCGGTGAGGCGTATGATAAGGTAGCGCGGGCTTTGGGCCTCCCTTACCCAGGGGGACCGCATATCGACCGGTTAGCCCATGAAGGAGAACCAGTAATCGATTTGCCGCGGGCGTGGCTTGAGGAAGGATCGTATGATTTTAGCTTCAGCGGCTTAAAATCGGCGGTGCTCAATACGCTTCATAACGCAAAACAGCGCGGCGAGGAGATTGACCCGAAACAGATGGCTGCGAGCTTTCAAGAGAGCGTCGTCGATGTGCTGGTGACCAAAACGGTGCAGGCGGCGAAACAGTACCGTGTCCGGCAAGTGCTGCTGGCCGGCGGGGTGGCGGCCAACCGCGGGCTGCGGTCCGCGCTGCAAGACAACATGGAGGGGCTTCCGAATGTAGAGCTCGTCATTCCGCCGTTGTCGTTATGCACCGACAACGCAGCGATGATCGCTGCGGCAGGAACGGTGTTGTATTGGCAAGGCAAACGATCTGATTTGGCCCTCAACGCCAATCCGAGCTTGCCGCTCATTTAA
- the tsaB gene encoding tRNA (adenosine(37)-N6)-threonylcarbamoyltransferase complex dimerization subunit type 1 TsaB has product MKILGIDTSNMPLGIALADGDIIKGELITNVKKDHSSQAMPAIESLLRRCKVAPGELDLIVVAKGPGSYTGVRIGVTIAKTLAWSLGIPIAGVSSLEVLAANGRYFPGVIVPLFDARRGQIYTGLYRYEGGVLRCLEADRIVAASEWARQLSGRGEDVLFVGADAPLYSELFRNHLGERVHVAPPSLALPRPSELVMLGKEKERENAHTFVPNYIRLAEAEAKWLAKQKGEGNDGDRCTISANDHP; this is encoded by the coding sequence ACATCGAATATGCCGCTGGGCATCGCCTTAGCGGATGGGGATATCATCAAAGGAGAACTGATCACGAATGTGAAAAAAGATCACTCGTCCCAAGCGATGCCGGCCATTGAATCGCTGCTTCGGCGGTGTAAGGTTGCCCCGGGCGAGCTCGATTTGATCGTTGTCGCGAAAGGGCCGGGGTCATATACCGGGGTGCGGATCGGGGTAACAATCGCGAAAACGCTTGCTTGGTCGCTAGGCATCCCGATTGCTGGTGTTTCAAGCCTCGAAGTGCTCGCCGCTAATGGCCGTTATTTTCCTGGGGTGATTGTTCCGTTGTTTGACGCGCGGCGCGGACAAATTTATACCGGGCTTTACCGGTATGAGGGCGGCGTGCTCCGTTGCCTTGAGGCGGACCGGATTGTGGCGGCGAGTGAGTGGGCTCGGCAGTTAAGTGGGCGGGGAGAGGATGTATTGTTCGTTGGTGCGGATGCGCCGTTATATAGTGAATTGTTTCGAAACCATTTAGGCGAGCGGGTTCACGTTGCCCCACCATCGCTGGCGTTGCCGCGCCCGAGCGAGCTGGTGATGCTCGGAAAAGAAAAAGAACGCGAGAACGCTCATACGTTTGTGCCAAATTATATCCGCCTTGCGGAAGCGGAAGCGAAATGGCTCGCGAAACAAAAAGGGGAAGGAAACGATGGGGATCGATGTACAATTTCGGCCAATGACCATCCATGA